In Xenopus tropicalis strain Nigerian chromosome 5, UCB_Xtro_10.0, whole genome shotgun sequence, one genomic interval encodes:
- the cebpzos gene encoding protein CEBPZOS isoform X1: MESRSMLDRSELGKNGHFIEGNAVIHYEGRRGSCVVSSIMEPTAKKIFKGIVFLEVAGVFGAYALFHKMNVSQDFRHTMNRRFPSVLEVYYKSNEWAGIYGIRENDAEAWTTKKD, from the exons ATGGAGAGCCGCTCCATGCTTGATCGCTCTGAGCTTGGTAAGAATGGGCACTTTATAGAGGGGAATGCAGTGATCCATTATGAGGGCCGCAGAGGTTCCTGCGTG GTTTCTTCCATCATGGAACCCACTGCAAAGAAGATATTTAAGGGAATTGTATTCCTGGAGGTGGCAGGTGTTTTTGGAGCCTATGCTTTATTCCATAAAATGAATGTGAGCCAAG ATTTCAGGCATACGATGAATAGAAGATTCCCCTCAGTTTTGGAAG TATACTATAAATCAAATGAATGGGCAGGCATATATGGCATTCGGGAAAATGATGCAGAAGCATGGACTACAAAGAAAGATTG A
- the cebpzos gene encoding protein CEBPZOS isoform X2 encodes MQGNDFCLNLTVSSIMEPTAKKIFKGIVFLEVAGVFGAYALFHKMNVSQDFRHTMNRRFPSVLEVYYKSNEWAGIYGIRENDAEAWTTKKD; translated from the exons ATGCAGGGGAATGATTTCTGCTTAAACTTAACA GTTTCTTCCATCATGGAACCCACTGCAAAGAAGATATTTAAGGGAATTGTATTCCTGGAGGTGGCAGGTGTTTTTGGAGCCTATGCTTTATTCCATAAAATGAATGTGAGCCAAG ATTTCAGGCATACGATGAATAGAAGATTCCCCTCAGTTTTGGAAG TATACTATAAATCAAATGAATGGGCAGGCATATATGGCATTCGGGAAAATGATGCAGAAGCATGGACTACAAAGAAAGATTG A
- the fbxo5 gene encoding F-box only protein 5 isoform X1, whose product MMCGFTSNQSPKKLSSKKLSATNVHLEISPVKCDSPCKGYENVQASYLDTANCTTVTRGADLKDDLPVHNKENLLHRFGDLETHSDEEYSGLQDSGYSSILQNDSPCQDETDNNVSDIQLRETPKNFVQFQKPLHTLSTKNLPALRFEEAMCSTLKKMRKTSKKIDWNAVDDVVCGGNYGLENLIGKNMGLERFDILAELFHRDFKHLLTKILRHLSAMDLINVISVSTTWRKILQKDNSAYNSYKLGCKELCEKKAKVSAHTATRDKSLCRVPLASVQKVAASSLCTSKKQSKNRGLSNNRHAEFIEVAQTLKNDQCLKVCVDCSSPAKYDPYLHRATCTRESCKFDFCTLCSCKYHGSKCCQTSKPRSYRVPSEPLPGSKKSKQNLRRL is encoded by the exons ATGATGTGCGGATTCACCAGTAACCAGTCTCCAAAAAAGCTCTCTTCAAAAAAATTGAGTGCCACCAATGTTCACTTAGAAATTAGTCCAGTCAAGTGTGACAGTCCATGCAAAGGCTATGAAAATGTACAAGCCTCCTATTTGGATACTGCGAATTGCACAACAGTTACAAGAGGTGCAGACCTCAAAGATGATCTGCCTGTACACAACAAGGAGAATCTTTTGCATAGATTTGGTGATTTAGAAACGCACAGTGATGAAGAATATAGTGGATTGCAAGACAGTGGCTATTCATCAATACTGCAAAATGACTCACCGTGTCAAGATGAAACAGATAACAATGTGTCAGATATTCAACTACGCGAAACGCCAAAGAATTTTGTGCAGTTCCAAAAACCTCTCCATACTTTATCTACAAAAAATTTGCCAGCCCTTCGTTTTGAAGAAGCTATGTGTTCTACGCTgaagaaaatgagaaaaacaagtaaaaaaattgACTGGAATGCTGTTGATGATGTAGTTTGTGGTGGGAACTATGGTCTTGAGAATCTGATTGGCAAGAATATGGGATTGGAAAGATTTGATATCCTTGCAGAACTTTTTCATCGAGACTTCAAGCATTTGCTGACTAAAATTTTAAGGCACCTTAGTGCAATGGATTTGATAAA TGTCATCAGCGTGAGCACAACATGGAGAAAAATACTACAAAAAGATAACTCGGCCTACAATTCTTACAAATTAGGATGCAAGGAGCTTTGt GAAAAGAAAGCCAAAGTATCTGCCCACACTGCAACCCGTGACAAGTCTCTCTGCCGTGTGCCTTTGGCGTCTGTTCAAAAAGTAGCAGCTTCGTCTCTCTGCACATCAAAAAAGCAGAGTAAGAATAGAGGCCTGTCTAATAACAGACATGCAGAATTTATTGAG GTTGCTCAGACTTTAAAGAATGACCAATGCCTTAAGGTTTGTGTAGACTGCAGCTCTCCAGCTAAATATGACCCATACCTTCATCGTGCCACCTGCACAAGAGAAAGCTGTAAATTTGACTTTTGCACGCTTTGCTCTTGTAAATATCACGGTTCAAAATGCTGCCAGACAAGCAAGCCACGGAGTTATCGAGTTCCTTCAGAGCCATTGCCCGGcagcaaaaaaagcaaacagaacTTACGGAGGTTGTAG
- the mtrf1l gene encoding peptide chain release factor 1-like, mitochondrial — MLLNVTRCVLCRVRLGPGNYSNKWARVAGRRVGARHAVAPTRCMSSLEQALSSEAWERFIQRLEKLATTSNNPNISGHGASSELGARNEESDFSEASNSAWCPAGAQGQQRRNAWDLRRLLSPIQELRRKEQEQQELQQLLKDECEDLKALASTEIASCQEEINHLKHKIASILIKREESEDNDLIMEVTAGVGGQEAMLFTAEMFDMYQHYAVHKNWSFDLLEYFSSELGGLRHATVSIGGQDAYKCLKFEGGVHRVQRVPKTEKQGRIHTSTMTVAILPQPSEINLVINPKDLRIETKRASGAGGQHVNTTDSAVRIVHIPTGVVSECQQERSQIKNKEKAMQVLRAKLYTMKLEEETSKRYNARKIQIGTRGRSEKIRTYNYPQDRVTDHRIGKSLHNIEGFLFGEELLDDLIQSLSEYADYESLMGIISDSSTEQINET; from the exons ATGCTGTTAAATGTCACTCGCTGTGTTTTGTGCCGTGTTCGGCTGGGTCCCGGCAACTACTCCAATAAATGGGCTCGCGTGGCTGGACGCAGAGTCGGGGCACGTCATGCAGTCGCTCCAACGCGATGTATGTCCTCCCTGGAGCAAGCGCTAAGCAGCGAGGCGTGGGAACGTTTCATCCAGCGTCTGGAAAAACTGGCAACTACTTCAAATAACCCAAATATTTCTGGGCATGGAGCGAGTTCCGAGTTGGGTGCAAGGAATGAGGAGAGCGATTTTAGTGAAGCTAGTAACAGCGCTTGGTGTCCCGCCGGGGCTCAAGGACAGCAGCGGAGGAATGCGTGGGATTTGCGCCGACTGCTTTCTCCCATTCAGGAACTGAGGAGGAAGGAACAGGAGCAGCAGGAGCTTCAGCAGCTTCTGAAAG ATGAATGTGAAGATTTAAAGGCCCTCGCCTCTACGGAAATAGCATCTTGCCAGGAGGAGATAAACCATTTAAAACATAAG ATTGCCAGTATTTTAATTAAAAGAGAAGAATCTGAGGATAATGACCTTATTATGGAAGTGACTGCAGGTGTAGGAGGGCAGGAGGCAATGCTTTTCACTGCTGAGATGTTTGACATGTATCAGCATTATGCAGTTCATAAAAACTGGAGCTTTGATTTGCTGGAATACTTTTCCAGTGAGCTAG GTGGCCTTCGACATGCAACTGTCAGCATTGGGGGGCAAGATGCATACAAATGCTTAAAGTTTGAAGGTGGTGTCCACAGGGTGCAGCGAGTGCCAAAGACAGAGAAGCAAGGCAGAATTCATACCAGTACAATGACTGTTGCAATTCTTCCCCAGCCAAGTGAG ATTAATTTGGTGATTAATCCTAAGGATTTACGAATTGAAACAAAAAGAGCCAGTGGAGCTGGGGGTCAGCATGTAAACACCACAGACAGTGCAGTGCGGATTGTTCACATTCCAACAG GTGTAGTATCAGAGTGCCAACAGGAAAGATCCCagattaaaaacaaagaaaaggcaATGCAAGTACTTCGTGCAAAACTGTACACAATGAAGCTAGAAGAGGAAACAAGCAAACGATATAATGCAAGGAAAATACAG ATTGGCACTAGAGGAAGATCAGAAAAAATCCGTACTTACAACTACCCACAAGACCGTGTTACAGACCATCGAATCGGCAAATCTTTACACAACATTGAAGGATTCCTTTTTGGAGAAGAACTTTTAGATGACTTGATTCAGTCTCTCAGTGAATATGCAGACTATGAATCTTTAATGGGCATTATTTCAGACTCTTCCACTGAGCAAATAAATGAAACCTGA
- the fbxo5 gene encoding F-box only protein 5 (The RefSeq protein has 3 substitutions compared to this genomic sequence): MMCGFTSNQSPKKLSSKKLSATNVHLEISPVKCDSPCKGYENVQASYLDTANCTTVTRGADIKDDLPLHNKENLLHRFGDLETHSDEEYSGLQDSGYSSILQNDSPCQDETDNNVSDIQLRETPKNFVQFQKPLHTLSTKNLPALRFEEAMCSTLKKMRKTSKKIDWNAVDDVVCGGNYGLENLIGKNMGLERFDILAELFHRDFKHLLTKILRHLSAMDLINVISVSTTWRKILQKDNSAYNSYKLGCKELCEKKAKVSAHTATRDESLCRVPLASVQKVAASSLCTSKKQSKNRGLSNNRHAEFIEVAQTLKNDQCLKVCVDCSSPAKYDPYLHRATCTRESCKFDFCTLCSCKYHGSKCCQTSKPRSYRVPSEPLPGSKKSKQNLRRL; the protein is encoded by the exons ATGATGTGCGGATTCACCAGTAACCAGTCTCCAAAAAAGCTCTCTTCAAAAAAATTGAGTGCCACCAATGTTCACTTAGAAATTAGTCCAGTCAAGTGTGACAGTCCATGCAAAGGCTATGAAAATGTACAAGCCTCCTATTTGGATACTGCGAATTGCACAACAGTTACAAGAGGTGCAGACCTCAAAGATGATCTGCCTGTACACAACAAGGAGAATCTTTTGCATAGATTTGGTGATTTAGAAACGCACAGTGATGAAGAATATAGTGGATTGCAAGACAGTGGCTATTCATCAATACTGCAAAATGACTCACCGTGTCAAGATGAAACAGATAACAATGTGTCAGATATTCAACTACGCGAAACGCCAAAGAATTTTGTGCAGTTCCAAAAACCTCTCCATACTTTATCTACAAAAAATTTGCCAGCCCTTCGTTTTGAAGAAGCTATGTGTTCTACGCTgaagaaaatgagaaaaacaagtaaaaaaattgACTGGAATGCTGTTGATGATGTAGTTTGTGGTGGGAACTATGGTCTTGAGAATCTGATTGGCAAGAATATGGGATTGGAAAGATTTGATATCCTTGCAGAACTTTTTCATCGAGACTTCAAGCATTTGCTGACTAAAATTTTAAGGCACCTTAGTGCAATGGATTTGATAAA TGTCATCAGCGTGAGCACAACATGGAGAAAAATACTACAAAAAGATAACTCGGCCTACAATTCTTACAAATTAGGATGCAAGGAGCTTTGt GAAAAGAAAGCCAAAGTATCTGCCCACACTGCAACCCGTGACAAGTCTCTCTGCCGTGTGCCTTTGGCGTCTGTTCAAAAAGTAGCAGCTTCGTCTCTCTGCACATCAAAAAAGCAGAGTAAGAATAGAGGCCTGTCTAATAACAGACATGCAGAATTTATTGAG GTTGCTCAGACTTTAAAGAATGACCAATGCCTTAAGGTTTGTGTAGACTGCAGCTCTCCAGCTAAATATGACCCATACCTTCATCGTGCCACCTGCACAAGAGAAAGCTGTAAATTTGACTTTTGCACGCTTTGCTCTTGTAAATATCACGGTTCAAAATGCTGCCAGACAAGCAAGCCACGGAGTTATCGAGTTCCTTCAGAGCCATTGCCCGGcagcaaaaaaagcaaacagaacTTACGGAGGTTGTAG